ACCGGGCGGCCGCGAGGGTGGAGTCGAAGATGTTCTGCGGGTCGGCGACGCCGTCGCCCTTACCGTCGGCGGCATAGCGCGCCCAGGTCCCCGGCAGGAACTGCATCGGTCCCATCGCCCGGGCGTAAGTGACGCGATTGCCGGCGCTGCTCTGGATGATGACTTCGTTGCCGGGCAGGGTGCCGTCCAGTGACGGGCCGTAGATCGGGGTGATCGCGGTACCGCGGGCATCGACCGCACCGCCGCCCGCGTGGCCCGATTCGATGCGCCCGATCCCGGCCAGCAGGTTCCAGCTGACGCCGCAGCCCGGGGCGGCGACGGCCATCTTCTGCTCCGCGTTGCGGTAGGCGGCCAGCGCGATGCTCGGAATGCCCAGTGCGCCACGCGCATTGACGATCATCGCCGGCGGCGGCGCGGACAGCGCGGGCTCGGCGACGTGAAAGGCGTTGGGGCTGTGTTCGATTGCGACGACGGCGGGCCCGGAGAGATCCGGGAAGGTGGGAGAGACCGCGGCCACCGGAGTGACGGCGGCATGGACCGACGGCAGGCGCGTCGGAAGTTCAGGTGCCGCCCCGCTGACGGCGCCCGCGAAGACCAGCGGAGTAATCATGGCGACGCCGAATATCGGCTTGCGCGTGTTCCGAAGTGCTCGCTGCCGCGCAGTTGCGGCGGCCGGGCTCGCACCCCGGCTTCCCCCTATGCGCACTCGACCGTCCTAGGTGTGAGCTGGGCGTACTTTCTGTTAGCTCGGTGAACCAGATCACCATACATAACTCTTGTGACTCGAGTGGCGCAATGGTCGAAGAGGTTCTCACCTGGATTTCTTAGCCGCGCGCTCCAGGTTTTCGCCCTGCTGGGTCGGCCCCGCGCCCAGCATGTCGGGCTGCAGATTGGCCAGCAGTTCGCGCAGGTCGTCCAGCTCGTGGCGCAGGTATTCGCGCGTCACCACCTCGCCGACGGCCAGCCGCAACGCGGCCAGCTCGCGGGCCAGGTATTCGGTGTCGGCCTTGGTCTGGGCGGCACGACGGCGGTCCTCCTCGAGGGCCACGCGGTCGCGGTTCTCTTGCCGGTTCTGCGCCAACAGGATCAGCGGCGCCGCGTAGGCGGCCTGCGTGGAGAACGCCAGGTTCAGCAGGATGAACGGGTAGGGATCCCAGCGCACTCTGAACGCGAACAGGTTCAACGCGATCCACACGAACACCACGATCGTCTGCAGCAGCAGGTAGCGGCCGGTGCCGAAGAACCGCGCGATCGATTCGGTGAACTGCCCGACGGTCTCGGGATCCAGCCGCGGCGAATACCGGCGCGATGTCCGCGGGGTGTACAGGCCTCGGGGAGCCGTGGATTTGCTCACGCGGAACCTCCCAATCCTTTGAACCGGCCGGCGGTGTCGAGTTCCTGCATGTCCACGCGCCAGTCGTGGGGGAGCAGGTGATCGAGTAGGTCGTCCACGGTGACCGCCCCCAACAGGTGGTTCTCGTCATCGACCACGGGACCGCACACCAGGTTGTAGGCGGCGAGATAGCGGGTGACCGCGACCAGCGGAGTCTCCGGTGTCAGGGTGAGCAATTCGCTGTCGACGATCCCGCCGACCAGCTCGGCCGGCGCCTCGCGCAACAGCCGCTGCAAGTGCACGCAGCCCAGGTAGCGGCCGGTCGGCGTCGCCGTCGGGGGTCGCGCCACGAACACCATGGACGACAGGGCGGTGCTGAGGTCCGGATCGCGGACCCGGGCCAGCGCCTCGGCGACCGACGTGTCCGGCGTGAGCACCACCGGGTCGGATGTCATCAGGCCGCCCGCGGTGTCCGGCGAATGCGTCAACAGCCGGCGCACCGGCGCGGACTCGTCGGGGTCCATCCGACGCAGCAGCATCTCGGCGTCGGTCGGGTTCAGCGCGCCGAGCAGGTCGGCGGCGTCGTCGGGATCCATCTCCTCGAGCACGTCGGCCGAACGCTCGGTGCCCAGCTGCGAGAGCACCTCGGCCTGATCCAGCTCCGGCAGCTCCTGCAGGATGTCGGCCAGCCGGTCGTCGTTGAGCGCCCTGAGCACCTCGTAGCGGCGCTTGGGCGGCAGCCCGCGGATCGCGTCCGCCACATCGACCGGCTTGCGGCCTTCGAACTGGCCCAGGAGCTGTGCCACCCCTTGCCCGGGCAAGGCCAGCGCCGACGGGGTCAACCCCTGCACGCTCTGCCAGTCCACGACGTGGACGGGACCGCGCCGACCCAACCGCCGGTGGGTACGCACGGCCACGCGGCTCACCATCCAGTCTCGCGTCCGGTTCTGCTCGATGCCCAGGTCGGTGACCACCACGTCGAGGCCGGCCAGCTCCGGCAGTTCGGGGTCGTTGACCTTGACCTGGGTGTCCAGCACCTGGCCCATCGCCAGGACCTCCCCGGGCCGCTGCACGAAGTGGCGCAGCGACACGTTCCCGGTGCTCAGCGTCACGGCGTTGGGCTCGATGGACGCGACCCGCAGGATGGGGATAAAGATGCTGCGCCGGGTCGCGAGGTCGACGACCAGGCCCAGGACGCGCGGCTGCTGGCGGACGATGCTGATGCTGATCACCACATCGCGGACCCGGCCGACGGATTCCCCGAGTGGACCCAGCACCAACATTCGCGCGAGCCGCGCGATGTACACCCTGTTGACCGATCCCATGGATGTAGAGCCTAGGCAGCCGCCGGCCCGATGGCAGACAACCCCGCGCGGGCAACCGCTAATGCGTGCCCAGCGCGAAAAGCACGACCACCAAAGTCACCACCAGAGTGGCGATTCCGATGACGATCCCGGCGACCGCCAAGCCGAAACCCTCCTGCCGGGTCCGCTTGATCTGATCCAGGGCGATCGCGCCCAGCACCATGGCCACGATTGAGCCGATGAAGCACAGCAGGCCGGTGAACGACGCGATCAGAGAGGCGATCGCCAGCGCGTTCGTCCCGGACACGGCGGCCTGACTGGGATAGCCACCCTGGTAGTCCGGCGGCGGGTAATAGCCGCCCGCATACCCGGGAGAACCGTACGGGGGCGGGCCGCCGTATGGCGGGGGCGCCATGGGGTAGGGCGGTCCGCCGTAACCGGGCGGTTGTTCGTACCCCGGCGGTGGGGGGACGGGCGGGGGATACGGCGGCGGATACCCGGCCGCGTAGTCGGTGGGGTAGCCCGGCGGCGGATACGCCGGGGGTGCCGGATCGGCGGCGGGCGGTTCCCAGGGAGCCGGCCGATCCTGCTGCTCAGAGGCCTCGCCGCCAGTGCGGGAGGAGTCGGCCTCGTCGTCGTGGCCGCTCTCGCCGAAGCCGCCGCCGGGAGCTGTCATGGTGTTCAACCTAACCCATGCGCAGCCGCCGGCCGCCGGTGCGAAACGCGAGCGCGCCACGGGCGCCCGGGATGCTTTCCTCGACCTGGTGCGCCGTGTTTTCGCAGGTGGCGAAAGGTCGCTGGATACCCTGAGATGAAACCATCCCCGAGGGGGAGGACAATGAACGGCGATGACTAATCCATTCCAGCCTGGGCAGGTTCCCGGCGCGACACCAGGAGGCGCGACGGGGCGTGGGCGCGCGGCGCCCGGACTGCCGACACCGCCCCGGGGCTGGCCAGTCGGGTCCTATCCCACCTACGCCGAGGCGCAGCGCGCCGTCGACTACCTTTCCGACCAACAGTTCCCGGTCCAGCAGGTGACCATCGTCGGGGTCGACCTGATGCAGGTGGAGCGGGTCACCGGCCGGTTGACGTGGCCCAAAGTGCTCGGCGGGGGCGTGCTGAGCGGGGCGTGGCTGGGCCTGTTCATCGGGCTGGTGTTGGGTTTCTTCAGCCCCAATCCGTGGGGCGCGCTGGTCACCGGCCTGGTCGCGGGCGTGTTCTTCGGTCTGATCACTTCGGCTGTTCCGTACTCGATGGCCCGTGGCACAAGGGATTTCAGTTCGACCATGCAGTTGGTGGCCGGACGCTACGACGTGCTCTGTGATCCGCAAAACGCAGAAAAGGCGCGAGACCTGTTGGCGCGCTTGGCGATCTGAGGCGCGCACGAGAGGTGTGATCTGTGGTGAGTCGTCGTGGGCGCGTACGCCGGGCAGGCGCAATCGCGCTGGCGACGCTCACCATCGCCACGGCGGTTCCGGCGTGCGCTTCGGGCACCCGCGGGCTGGTGCTCAGCTTCTATACGACGGCGGCCGACGGCGCGACGTTCACCGCGGTCGCGCAGGACTGTACCAAGCAATTCGGTGGCCGCTTCGCCATCCAACAGGTCAGTCTGCCCAGAGCCCCCGGCGAGCAGCGGCTGCAGTTGGCGCGCCGGTTGACCGGCCACGACCGCACGCTGGACGTGATGTCGCTCGACGTGGTGTGGACGGCGGAGTTCGCCGAGGCGGGCTGGGCGTTGCCGCTGTCCGACGACCCCGCGGG
The sequence above is drawn from the Mycobacterium marseillense genome and encodes:
- a CDS encoding lytic transglycosylase domain-containing protein, encoding MRIGGSRGASPAAATARQRALRNTRKPIFGVAMITPLVFAGAVSGAAPELPTRLPSVHAAVTPVAAVSPTFPDLSGPAVVAIEHSPNAFHVAEPALSAPPPAMIVNARGALGIPSIALAAYRNAEQKMAVAAPGCGVSWNLLAGIGRIESGHAGGGAVDARGTAITPIYGPSLDGTLPGNEVIIQSSAGNRVTYARAMGPMQFLPGTWARYAADGKGDGVADPQNIFDSTLAAARYLCSGGLNLRDQSQVLGAILRYNNSMPYAQNVLGWAAAYATGVVPVDLPPMTGPPPPLGDAHLEHPEGLGPNLPMNINGLPLDDPLARVPLIDLSSPAMVSPPPMFPWMSPTPQQAPTQLPGCTVICIGTQSSPPAGPPPPFAPPPPFAPPPPFAPPPPFAPPPPDVVAPPAPLAPPAPPAAAAPQAVPSPKPAGPAAAPNAPAVHKPAPGQAS
- a CDS encoding DUF1003 domain-containing protein; amino-acid sequence: MSKSTAPRGLYTPRTSRRYSPRLDPETVGQFTESIARFFGTGRYLLLQTIVVFVWIALNLFAFRVRWDPYPFILLNLAFSTQAAYAAPLILLAQNRQENRDRVALEEDRRRAAQTKADTEYLARELAALRLAVGEVVTREYLRHELDDLRELLANLQPDMLGAGPTQQGENLERAAKKSR
- a CDS encoding magnesium transporter MgtE N-terminal domain-containing protein, with the translated sequence MGSVNRVYIARLARMLVLGPLGESVGRVRDVVISISIVRQQPRVLGLVVDLATRRSIFIPILRVASIEPNAVTLSTGNVSLRHFVQRPGEVLAMGQVLDTQVKVNDPELPELAGLDVVVTDLGIEQNRTRDWMVSRVAVRTHRRLGRRGPVHVVDWQSVQGLTPSALALPGQGVAQLLGQFEGRKPVDVADAIRGLPPKRRYEVLRALNDDRLADILQELPELDQAEVLSQLGTERSADVLEEMDPDDAADLLGALNPTDAEMLLRRMDPDESAPVRRLLTHSPDTAGGLMTSDPVVLTPDTSVAEALARVRDPDLSTALSSMVFVARPPTATPTGRYLGCVHLQRLLREAPAELVGGIVDSELLTLTPETPLVAVTRYLAAYNLVCGPVVDDENHLLGAVTVDDLLDHLLPHDWRVDMQELDTAGRFKGLGGSA
- a CDS encoding DUF4190 domain-containing protein, with amino-acid sequence MTAPGGGFGESGHDDEADSSRTGGEASEQQDRPAPWEPPAADPAPPAYPPPGYPTDYAAGYPPPYPPPVPPPPGYEQPPGYGGPPYPMAPPPYGGPPPYGSPGYAGGYYPPPDYQGGYPSQAAVSGTNALAIASLIASFTGLLCFIGSIVAMVLGAIALDQIKRTRQEGFGLAVAGIVIGIATLVVTLVVVLFALGTH
- a CDS encoding general stress protein — protein: MTNPFQPGQVPGATPGGATGRGRAAPGLPTPPRGWPVGSYPTYAEAQRAVDYLSDQQFPVQQVTIVGVDLMQVERVTGRLTWPKVLGGGVLSGAWLGLFIGLVLGFFSPNPWGALVTGLVAGVFFGLITSAVPYSMARGTRDFSSTMQLVAGRYDVLCDPQNAEKARDLLARLAI